A stretch of Hippoglossus hippoglossus isolate fHipHip1 chromosome 20, fHipHip1.pri, whole genome shotgun sequence DNA encodes these proteins:
- the nanos2 gene encoding nanos homolog 2: protein MTTLQREVQGSLLTDGDGFDMWHDYMNLGRLLERLCVRREAQRGEGPQLEHLAQWSPFRDPSDQREEDNKLSAETSSVSSLSDTSCGASVSSDHCRFCKQNGESPRVYGSHRLKTDDGKVTCPILRKYTCPICEATGDHAHTRRYCPQTQRRGGRKMLPRSRFW, encoded by the coding sequence ATGacaacactgcagagagaggtcCAGGGCTCCCTGCTGACTGACGGGGACGGCTTCGACATGTGGCACGACTACATGAACCTGGGCAGGCTCCTGGAGAGGCTGTGCGTCAGGCGTGAGGCGCAGCGCGGAGAGGGGCCACAGCTGGAACATCTGGCGCAGTGGAGCCCCTTCCGAGACCCGTCCGATCAGCGGGAGGAGGACAACAAACTGTCCGCGGAGACGAGCTCAGTCAGCAGCCTGTCCGACACCAGCTGCGGCGCCAGCGTCTCCTCGGACCACTGTCGCTTCTGCAAGCAGAACGGGGAGTCTCCGAGGGTGTACGGGTCGCACAGGCTGAAAACCGACGACGGCAAAGTCACCTGCCCCATCCTCCGCAAATACACCTGTCCCATCTGCGAGGCCACCGGggaccacgcacacacacgccgGTACTGCCCGCAGACGCAGCGGAGGGGAGGCAGGAAGATGCTGCCCAGGTCCAGGTTCTGGTAG